A genomic stretch from Aedes albopictus strain Foshan chromosome 2, AalbF5, whole genome shotgun sequence includes:
- the LOC134288975 gene encoding uncharacterized protein LOC134288975 → MAGKFTEDSIVFFLDDKASIPVGFENAPVSATRRQRHVLMAGLDGRGLNAMDHDNIPQHLIPSVSIKLFPPKDLSESWYRGKPMIILKDAIFEASSAFRHAAELIKNFEESDAQKPIVFIGTDGGPDHNVTSIQVMLSYVAVFLELDLDYLCAVRTPPNFSVINPAERFMSTANIALMGVALARNDLGKQEKKVRSLLSKKQWRDAQAKHPETNYRQLAIDGTKDARKLLTARFESLSYKGEQVKMGYPATDDEIEACKDRVSKALGGIDFAAKIAKSQVMNEHHAKDFFDKHVKATSYAFQIKKCTDKACKYHKKVRLSKSTFDQIKWLPTPTPDGNMKYKSFDSVYGNNPSDECVPSKTGALAADENVQAKPTFPLAYTRARMIVTCTECCFPRLLYTKYALDKKEYAKLDQFFEDKLYVCGSHLESFLEVFQNPKLSCFDPVSLHYYQAGPHLSDYKDLCAKCLYCNLTRTEGKLLFCEKCCSKASQPIDPTSTESKAERRPRGRPKKN, encoded by the exons ATGGCCG GAAAATTTACTGAAGACTCCATCGTATTTTTCTTGGACGACAAAGCCTCCATACCTGTTGGGTTCGAAAATGCTCCAGTAAGTGCAACTCGAAGGCAGCGACATGTTTTGATGGCAGGACTTGACGGTAGAGGGCTGAATGCAATGGATCACGATAACATTCCACAGCATCTGATACCATCGGTTTCAATCAAGCTTTTTCCTCCTAAAGATCTTTCTGAGTCTTGGTATAGAGGAAAACCAATGATCATATTGAAGGACGCGATATTTGAGGCATCCTCGGCATTCAGACATGCTGCCGAGTTGATCAAAAACTTTGAGGAATCTGATGCTCAAAAACCAATTGTGTTCATTGGAACTGATGGAGGACCTGACCACAATGTGACATCGATTCAAGTGATGTTGAGTTACGTTGCCGTATTTCTTGAACTGGATCTGGATTACCTGTGCGCAGTTCGCACCCCTCCCAACTTTTCCGTAATAAATCCAGCAGAGAGGTTCATGAGTACTGCAAACATTGCTTTGATGGGAGTGGCTTTGGCGAGGAATGATCTCGGTAAACAGGAAAAGAAGGTTCGCTCATTGCTCTCCAAAAAGCAATGGCGCGATGCTCAAGCGAAACATCCAGAGACGAACTACCGTCAGTTGGCAATTGATGGAACTAAAGATGCCCGCAAGCTTCTTACCGCCCGTTTTGAAAGCCTATCTTACAAAGGAGAGCAAGTAAAAATGGGTTACCCTGCAACTGACGACGAAATTGAGGCATGTAAAGATCGTGTTTCTAAGGCACTAGGCGGTATTGATTTTGCAGCTAAAATAGCCAAATCGCAAGTTATGAATGAGCACCACGCTAAAGATTTCTTCGATAAGCATGTCAAGGCAACGTCGTATGCGTTCCAGATCAAGAAATGTACTGATAAGGCCTGTAAGTACCATAAGAAAGTACGACTCTCTAAGTCTACTTTTGATCAGATAAAATGGTTGCCCACGCCAACACCTGATGGGAATATGAAATACAAAAGCTTCGATTCTGTTTACGGTAATAATCCATCTGATGAATGCGTTCCAAGCAAAACGGGAGCCTTGGCTGCTGATGAAAATGTGCAGGCTAAACCCACATTTCCGTTAGCTTATACACGGGCTCGTATGATTGTTACTTGTACGGAGTGTTGTTTCCCGAGGCTGCTGTATACGAAATACGCTTTGGACAAAAAGGAGTATGCTAAGTTGGACCAGTTTTTTGAAGACAAACTGTATGTATGCGGTTCGCACTTGGaatcatttctggaagtatttcaaaATCCGAAACTGTCCTGTTTTGATCCCGTGAGTCTTCACTATTATCAGGCAGGTCCACATCTATCGGATTATAAGGACTTGTGCGCTAAGTGTCTCTATTGCAACTTAACCAGAACAGAGGGAAAATTGTTGTTCTGTGAAAAATGTTGCTCTAAAGCAAGTCAACCGATAGATCCCACATCTACCGAGTCTAAGGCTGAGCGACGACCACGAGGAAGGCCGAAGAAAAACTAA
- the LOC134288978 gene encoding probable serine/threonine-protein kinase samkC codes for MHGGACGGGMLAKYTGTVPKIPQNPMNVAASREIDQFSSRPAIGWVTDNVGTEGMSTTAGIKEPITASTPIRSDGVGRQPTARSVIQTQSSMYIQPVLTQPVYTQSVFTQRMQPPPAQPKLVPRPPLPTFLFQEPISRPSADYVRSSLPPISESPLLQSRVGQCTQLPSSNPAPQQPQTSRTLVSPPSQPSQISSMQLPPSTRAPFAQLSSRKPHTLAPEMCDQLVEQSQPPSVLRESISYTPQPQHASNPERLASQSPIHQTTSSVSLQQQSEPYAAQLQQMQNQTTMWGQFQQQLSVRQVVPWVVPKELPFFLVAQKNGHFL; via the coding sequence ATGCACGGTGGAGCGTGCGGTGGAGGAATGCTAGCGAAGTACACTGGAACAGTTCCGAAAATTCCACAAAATCCGATGAACGTAGCAGCGAGCAGGGAAATAGATCAGTTTTCGTCCAGGCCTGCAATTGGATGGGTCACAGACAACGTTGGTACTGAGGGAATGAGTACTACAGCCGGAATTAAAGAGCCGATCACAGCATCAACCCCTATTCGATCGGATGGTGTAGGTAGGCAGCCGACGGCGCGAAGTGTGATACAAACGCAATCATCTATGTACATACAGCCAGTGTTGACACAGCCGGTGTATACACAGTCGGTGTTTACACAACGAATGCAACCTCCACCCGCTCAGCCGAAGCTCGTCCCACGACCACCACTACCAACGTTCTTGTTCCAAGAACCAATTTCAAGGCCATCAGCTGATTACGTACGTTCGTCGCTCCCGCCGATAAGTGAGTCCCCGCTGCTACAGTCGAGAGTCGGACAATGTACACAATTGCCGTCATCGAATCCTGCACCACAACAGCCACAAACATCTCGAACGTTGGTATCGCCACCGTCACAGCCATCGCAAATATCGAGCATGCAACTACCACCATCGACAAGGGCGCCGTTCGCTCAGCTATCGTCTCGGAAGCCGCACACACTGGCGCCGGAGATGTGCGATCAGCTCGTTGAGCAATCGCAGCCTCCATCTGTGCTGCGAGAATCAATTTCGTATACCCCGCAACCCCAGCACGCATCCAATCCGGAGAGATTGGCCTCGCAATCACCGATTCATCAGACGACGTCGTCTGTGTCGTTGCAACAACAGAGCGAGCCATATGCTGCCCAGCTGCAGCAAATGCAGAATCAGACGACGATGTGGGGCCAATTCCAGCAGCAGTTGTCGGTCAGACAGGTAGTGCCTTGGGTAGTGCCGAAAGAGCTCCCTTTTTTTCTGGTTGCCCAGAAGAATGGCCACTTTTTGTGA